Proteins found in one Streptomyces sp. CB09001 genomic segment:
- a CDS encoding 2-oxoacid:acceptor oxidoreductase subunit alpha — protein MAVLALESTGTGEETPRKTVRRLDRVIIRFAGDSGDGMQLTGDRFTSETASFGNDLSTLPNFPAEIRAPAGTLPGVSSFQLHFADHDILTPGDAPDVLVAMNPAALRANIADVPRGAEVIVNTDEFTSRAMAKVGYEVSPLEDGSLDAYRVHPVPLTTLTVEALKEFDLSRKQAERSKNMFALGLLSWMYHRPTEGTERFLRRKFAEKPEIVKANLAAFHAGWNFGETTEDFAVSYEVAPAAGAFPAGTYRNISGNLALSYGLVAASRQADLPLYLGSYPITPASDILHELSKHKNFGVRTFQAEDEIAGIGAALGAAFGGSLAVTTTSGPGVALKSETIGLAVSLELPLLVVDIQRGGPSTGLPTKTEQADLLQAMYGRNGEAPVPIVAPCTPADCFEAAMEAARIALTYRTPVFLLSDGYLANGSEPWRVPEADGLPDLRVRFAAGPNHELADGRRVFRPYKRDPQTLARPWAVPGTPGLEHRIGGIEKQDGTGNISYDPANHDFMVRTRQAKIDGIAVPDLEVDDPDGDAQLLVLGWGSTYGPITAAVRRLRGAGQRIAQAHLRHLNPFPKNLGDVLERYERVVIPEMNLGQLAALVRAEYLVDARSYNQVNGMPFKAEQLATALKEAIDG, from the coding sequence GTGGCCGTTCTGGCACTGGAAAGCACAGGGACAGGCGAAGAGACACCCAGGAAGACGGTGCGCCGCCTGGACCGGGTGATCATCCGTTTCGCGGGTGACTCCGGTGACGGTATGCAGCTCACGGGGGATCGCTTCACGTCGGAGACGGCATCGTTCGGAAATGATCTGTCCACGCTGCCGAACTTTCCCGCCGAGATCCGGGCGCCGGCAGGAACGCTTCCGGGTGTGTCCTCGTTTCAGCTGCACTTCGCCGACCACGACATCCTCACGCCCGGTGATGCGCCGGATGTGCTGGTGGCGATGAATCCGGCCGCGTTGAGGGCGAACATCGCGGATGTGCCGCGCGGCGCCGAAGTCATCGTCAATACCGACGAGTTCACCAGCCGGGCGATGGCCAAGGTCGGCTACGAGGTCTCCCCTCTGGAGGACGGCTCGCTGGACGCCTACCGCGTGCACCCGGTGCCGCTGACGACACTGACGGTCGAGGCGCTCAAGGAGTTCGACCTCTCCCGCAAGCAGGCCGAGCGCTCCAAGAACATGTTCGCGCTCGGCCTGCTGTCGTGGATGTACCACCGGCCGACCGAGGGCACGGAGCGGTTCCTCAGGCGGAAGTTCGCCGAGAAGCCCGAGATCGTGAAGGCCAACCTGGCCGCCTTCCACGCGGGTTGGAACTTCGGGGAGACCACCGAGGACTTCGCGGTCTCCTACGAGGTCGCGCCGGCGGCCGGCGCGTTCCCCGCAGGCACGTACCGCAACATCTCCGGGAACCTGGCCCTGTCCTACGGGCTGGTCGCCGCGTCCCGACAGGCGGACCTGCCGCTCTACCTCGGTTCGTACCCGATCACTCCGGCCTCCGACATCCTGCACGAGTTGTCGAAGCACAAGAACTTCGGCGTACGGACCTTCCAGGCGGAGGACGAGATCGCCGGGATCGGTGCGGCGCTGGGCGCCGCGTTCGGCGGCAGTCTCGCGGTCACGACCACCTCCGGACCGGGCGTGGCCCTCAAGAGCGAGACGATCGGGCTTGCCGTCTCCCTCGAACTGCCGCTGCTGGTCGTCGACATCCAGCGCGGCGGGCCCTCGACCGGCCTGCCGACCAAGACGGAGCAGGCCGACCTGCTGCAGGCGATGTACGGGCGCAACGGCGAGGCACCGGTGCCGATCGTCGCGCCGTGCACCCCGGCGGACTGCTTCGAGGCGGCCATGGAAGCGGCCCGTATCGCGTTGACCTACCGCACCCCGGTGTTCCTGCTGAGTGACGGCTACCTCGCCAACGGCTCCGAGCCCTGGCGCGTCCCCGAGGCCGACGGCCTCCCCGATCTGCGGGTGCGGTTCGCCGCCGGCCCCAACCACGAACTGGCCGACGGCCGCCGTGTCTTCAGGCCCTACAAACGCGACCCGCAGACCCTGGCCCGCCCGTGGGCAGTCCCCGGCACCCCGGGGCTGGAGCACCGGATCGGCGGCATCGAGAAGCAGGACGGCACGGGCAACATCTCCTACGACCCGGCCAACCACGACTTCATGGTCCGCACCCGCCAGGCCAAGATCGACGGTATCGCCGTGCCCGACCTTGAGGTCGACGATCCGGACGGCGACGCGCAGCTGCTGGTCCTGGGCTGGGGTTCCACGTACGGGCCGATCACCGCCGCCGTGCGCCGGCTGCGGGGCGCCGGACAGCGAATCGCGCAGGCCCATCTGCGCCACCTCAACCCGTTCCCCAAGAATCTGGGTGACGTGCTCGAGCGGTACGAACGTGTGGTGATCCCCGAGATGAACCTCGGCCAGCTCGCCGCCCTCGTCCGGGCCGAGTACCTGGTCGACGCCCGCTCGTACAACCAGGTCAACGGAATGCCGTTCAAGGCTGAGCAACTCGCCACGGCTCTCAAGGAGGCCATCGATGGCTGA
- a CDS encoding nucleotide disphospho-sugar-binding domain-containing protein, whose amino-acid sequence MRILFNVFPASSHVYPVVPLAWALQSAGHEVVMATSEAGLDPKLFTNIASAGLTAVPLGGKEELADSLAPLLAVANRPDRRTATIDPDDEDTWRTCRDMLIDLLHAHYPPEQVSGGRRPVLDALVDFARDWRPDLVLWDPLAPTGAVAARVSGAAHARLLFGMDNVGLVRAKTLQELADPSSGLTEDPWTPWLKPVLERYGLDFTEETLLGQWTMDLTAARMQYPLDLRYVPVRWIPYNGGSTLPQWLHKRPERPRVVFTLGQTRRLLDGAQGGFPLRDFFDSVSDLDLEMVATLNSDQLATAGDLPDNVRAIGYVPLNHLLPTSSAIIHHGGGGTSGACVAFQVPQLIVPIPMWDEKVIAQYIGGRGAGLVIDPAKIDVDTMRKDLVRLITEPSFRNGARDLYEDMLAAPAPKDVVPILERLTTEHRG is encoded by the coding sequence ATGCGTATTCTCTTCAACGTCTTCCCGGCATCGTCACATGTATATCCAGTCGTCCCACTGGCATGGGCACTGCAGAGCGCCGGCCACGAAGTGGTGATGGCCACCTCTGAGGCCGGGCTCGACCCGAAGTTGTTTACGAACATCGCCTCGGCCGGACTTACCGCGGTGCCCCTGGGCGGCAAGGAGGAACTCGCCGACTCGCTGGCCCCCCTCCTCGCCGTGGCGAACCGCCCCGATCGACGTACCGCGACGATCGACCCGGATGACGAGGACACCTGGCGCACCTGCCGGGACATGCTGATCGACCTGCTCCACGCGCACTACCCGCCGGAGCAGGTGAGCGGCGGTCGCCGGCCGGTCCTGGACGCGCTGGTGGACTTCGCCCGGGACTGGCGCCCGGACCTGGTGCTGTGGGACCCGCTGGCTCCGACCGGGGCGGTGGCCGCGCGTGTCAGCGGCGCCGCCCACGCGCGCCTCCTGTTCGGCATGGACAACGTCGGTCTGGTCCGTGCCAAAACGCTGCAGGAGCTGGCCGATCCGTCCTCCGGCCTGACGGAGGACCCGTGGACGCCGTGGCTGAAGCCGGTGCTGGAGCGCTACGGTCTCGACTTCACCGAAGAGACGCTGCTCGGCCAGTGGACCATGGACCTGACCGCGGCGCGGATGCAGTACCCGCTGGATCTGAGGTACGTACCGGTCCGCTGGATCCCGTACAACGGCGGCAGCACCCTTCCCCAGTGGCTGCACAAGCGGCCCGAGCGGCCCCGGGTGGTCTTCACACTCGGCCAGACCCGCCGGCTCCTCGACGGTGCGCAAGGCGGCTTCCCGCTACGGGACTTCTTCGACTCCGTGTCCGACCTGGACCTGGAAATGGTCGCCACCCTGAACAGCGACCAACTGGCCACCGCAGGTGACCTCCCGGACAATGTCCGCGCCATCGGATACGTGCCGCTCAATCACCTGCTGCCCACCAGCTCGGCCATCATCCACCACGGCGGCGGAGGCACCTCCGGTGCCTGCGTGGCATTCCAGGTACCGCAGCTGATCGTGCCCATCCCGATGTGGGACGAGAAAGTCATAGCGCAGTACATCGGCGGCCGGGGCGCGGGACTGGTCATCGACCCCGCGAAGATCGACGTCGACACCATGCGGAAAGACCTCGTCAGGCTGATCACGGAACCCTCGTTCCGGAACGGGGCCCGTGACCTGTACGAGGACATGCTCGCCGCCCCCGCGCCCAAGGACGTGGTTCCGATACTGGAGAGACTGACCACGGAGCATCGCGGCTGA
- a CDS encoding glucose-1-phosphate thymidylyltransferase encodes MKALVLAGGSGTRLRPFSYSMPKQLIPIANTPVLEYVVRNILDLGVKEIGIIINGRDNEIQQALGDGSRFGAQLTYIRQENPLGLAHTVAIAQDFLGDDDFVMYLGDNMLPDGISDIAEEFAAGRPAAHIVVCKVEDPRAFGVAELGPDGEVLRLVEKPQRPRSDLALIGVYFFTAAIHEAIAAITPSARGELEITDAIQWLVAGGADVRASEYQGYWKDTGKVGDVLACNARILDGLRPCVQGAVDDTSVLVGPVVVEKGARIVRSRIEGPAIIGAGTVVEDSRIGPHTSVGRDCAVISSRLVHSIVLDGASVTGVQGLHSSLVGRSASVGITTQSTDRYRLVVGDHTQVEVAA; translated from the coding sequence ATGAAAGCTCTGGTGCTGGCCGGCGGATCGGGCACCCGTCTACGGCCTTTCAGCTATTCGATGCCCAAGCAGCTCATCCCCATTGCGAACACGCCGGTCCTGGAATACGTCGTGCGGAACATCCTGGACCTGGGCGTGAAAGAGATCGGCATCATCATCAACGGCCGCGACAACGAGATCCAGCAGGCACTCGGGGACGGATCGCGGTTCGGAGCCCAGCTGACCTATATCCGTCAGGAGAATCCGCTCGGTCTCGCCCACACAGTCGCCATCGCCCAGGACTTCCTCGGCGACGACGACTTCGTGATGTACCTGGGCGACAACATGCTGCCCGACGGAATCTCGGACATCGCCGAGGAGTTCGCCGCCGGCCGCCCGGCAGCTCACATCGTGGTGTGCAAGGTCGAGGACCCGCGCGCCTTCGGCGTGGCCGAGCTGGGACCCGACGGCGAGGTACTGCGCCTGGTGGAGAAGCCACAGCGGCCACGCAGTGACCTGGCCCTGATCGGCGTGTACTTCTTCACCGCCGCCATCCACGAGGCGATCGCGGCCATCACGCCCAGCGCCCGCGGGGAACTGGAGATCACCGACGCGATCCAGTGGCTGGTGGCCGGCGGCGCGGACGTACGGGCGAGCGAGTACCAGGGCTACTGGAAGGACACCGGGAAGGTCGGGGACGTCCTGGCGTGCAACGCGCGCATCCTCGACGGCCTCCGCCCCTGCGTGCAGGGCGCGGTCGACGACACCAGTGTGCTCGTGGGGCCGGTCGTCGTGGAGAAGGGGGCACGCATCGTGCGCTCCCGCATCGAAGGGCCGGCGATCATCGGCGCGGGCACCGTGGTGGAGGACAGCCGGATCGGCCCGCACACGTCCGTGGGCCGCGACTGCGCGGTCATCAGCAGCCGGCTCGTGCACTCCATCGTCCTGGACGGGGCCTCGGTCACCGGCGTACAGGGCCTGCACAGCTCCCTGGTCGGCCGCTCCGCTTCGGTCGGTATCACCACGCAGAGCACGGACCGCTACCGCCTGGTCGTCGGAGACCACACCCAGGTGGAAGTCGCCGCATGA
- the rfbB gene encoding dTDP-glucose 4,6-dehydratase, with protein sequence MKILITGGAGFIGSNFVRNLLANNYAGWENAQVTVLDKLTYAGNRNNLPAAHPRLEFVQGDICDAELLHELLPGHDAVVHFAAESHVDRSLADAGEFYRTNVLGTQTLLHAVLDSGVQRVVHVSTDEVYGSVDEGSWNEDCPLLPNSPYAASKACSDLVARTYWTTHRVNLSITRCSNNYGPYQHPEKLIPLFVTNLLEGKQVPLYGDGRNIREWLHVDDHCRGIHLVLDNGRPGEIYNIGGGDDRTNRAITEHLLELTGLGPEMIRHVADREAHDLRYAIDDSKIREELGYAPQTGFDEGLAATAQWYRDNPDWWKSAKHGTEGTAG encoded by the coding sequence ATGAAGATCCTCATCACCGGTGGAGCCGGATTCATCGGCTCGAACTTCGTCCGTAACCTCCTCGCGAACAACTACGCGGGCTGGGAGAACGCCCAGGTCACCGTCCTGGACAAGCTGACCTACGCGGGCAACCGCAACAACCTGCCGGCCGCCCACCCGCGGCTGGAGTTCGTCCAGGGCGACATCTGCGACGCGGAGCTGCTGCACGAACTGCTGCCCGGACACGACGCCGTGGTGCACTTCGCCGCGGAATCCCACGTCGACCGCTCGCTGGCCGATGCCGGAGAGTTCTACCGCACCAACGTCCTGGGCACCCAGACACTGCTCCACGCCGTACTGGACAGCGGTGTCCAGCGCGTGGTGCACGTCTCCACCGACGAGGTGTACGGATCGGTGGACGAGGGCTCCTGGAACGAAGACTGCCCGCTGCTGCCCAACAGCCCCTACGCGGCCTCCAAAGCCTGCTCCGACCTGGTGGCCCGCACCTACTGGACCACACACCGGGTCAACCTCTCCATCACGCGCTGTTCCAACAACTACGGGCCGTACCAGCACCCCGAGAAGCTCATCCCGCTGTTCGTCACCAACCTTCTCGAGGGAAAGCAGGTGCCCCTGTACGGCGACGGACGCAACATCCGCGAATGGCTGCACGTGGACGACCACTGCCGCGGCATCCACCTCGTACTCGACAACGGCCGGCCCGGCGAGATCTACAACATCGGCGGCGGCGACGACCGCACCAACCGGGCCATCACCGAGCACCTGCTCGAACTGACCGGCCTGGGACCGGAGATGATCCGCCACGTCGCCGACCGCGAGGCACACGACCTGCGATACGCCATCGACGATTCCAAGATCCGTGAAGAACTCGGCTATGCGCCGCAGACCGGCTTCGACGAGGGTCTGGCCGCCACGGCGCAGTGGTACCGCGACAACCCGGACTGGTGGAAGTCCGCCAAGCACGGAACCGAAGGCACGGCCGGCTGA
- the rfbH gene encoding lipopolysaccharide biosynthesis protein RfbH, translating into MTDNKDTVLDAVRSYHRATASHAEFKPGVTEIWPSGAVLDEEDRVALVEAALTLRIAAGPSSKKFESNFAKLLKRRKAHLTNSGSSANLLAISALTSETLGDSRLKPGDEVITVAAGFPTTVNPILQNGLIPVFVDVDLPTYNTTADRVAQAIGPKTRAIIIAHALGNPFEVAEVAQLAKDHGLFFVEDNCDAVGTLYDGRITGTFGDLSTVSFYPAHHLAMGEGGCVLTDNLRLARVVESLRDWGRDCWCEPGKSNTCFKRFEYHMGNLPAGYDHKYIFSHVGYNLKGTDIQAALGLTQLAKLDSFIEARRRNWRRLREGLDGLPGLLLPEPTPRSEPSWFGFVITVDPEARYTRAELVAHLEERKIGTRRLFSGNLTRQPAYIGRPHRIVGDLTNSDIITEHTFWIGVYPGLTDEMLDYVVATIKEFVAERG; encoded by the coding sequence ATGACCGACAACAAAGACACCGTGCTGGACGCAGTCCGCAGCTACCACCGGGCGACCGCATCACACGCAGAGTTCAAACCCGGAGTGACGGAGATCTGGCCCTCCGGCGCGGTCCTGGACGAAGAGGACCGAGTCGCCCTCGTCGAGGCCGCACTCACCCTGCGCATCGCCGCCGGACCCAGCTCCAAGAAGTTCGAGTCCAACTTCGCCAAGCTCCTCAAGCGGCGCAAGGCCCATCTGACGAACTCGGGTTCGTCGGCGAACCTCCTCGCCATCTCGGCACTGACCTCGGAAACACTCGGTGACAGTCGCCTGAAACCGGGGGACGAGGTGATCACCGTCGCGGCAGGATTTCCCACCACCGTGAACCCGATTCTGCAGAACGGGCTCATACCCGTCTTCGTGGACGTGGACCTGCCGACGTACAACACCACAGCCGACCGGGTGGCACAGGCCATCGGCCCCAAAACCCGGGCGATCATCATCGCCCACGCGCTCGGCAACCCCTTCGAAGTGGCCGAAGTGGCCCAGCTCGCCAAGGATCACGGCCTCTTCTTCGTCGAGGACAACTGCGACGCCGTCGGCACCCTCTACGACGGCCGGATCACCGGCACCTTCGGCGACCTGAGCACCGTCAGCTTCTACCCCGCGCACCACCTCGCCATGGGCGAAGGCGGCTGCGTCCTCACCGACAACCTCCGCCTGGCCCGCGTCGTGGAATCACTGCGCGACTGGGGACGGGACTGCTGGTGCGAACCGGGCAAGAGCAACACCTGCTTCAAACGGTTCGAATACCACATGGGCAACCTGCCCGCCGGGTACGACCACAAGTACATCTTCTCCCACGTCGGCTACAACCTGAAGGGAACCGACATCCAGGCCGCGCTGGGCCTCACCCAGCTCGCCAAACTCGACAGCTTCATCGAGGCGCGACGCCGCAACTGGCGCCGCCTGCGCGAAGGCCTGGACGGCCTGCCCGGCCTGCTGCTCCCCGAGCCGACCCCGCGATCCGAGCCGAGCTGGTTCGGCTTCGTCATCACCGTCGACCCCGAGGCCCGCTACACACGCGCCGAACTGGTCGCACACCTGGAAGAACGCAAGATCGGCACCCGGCGGCTGTTCTCCGGCAACCTCACCCGGCAGCCGGCCTACATCGGCCGCCCCCACCGCATCGTCGGCGACCTCACCAACAGCGACATCATCACCGAGCACACCTTCTGGATCGGCGTCTACCCAGGGCTCACGGACGAAATGCTGGATTACGTGGTCGCCACCATCAAGGAGTTCGTAGCCGAGCGCGGCTGA
- a CDS encoding NDP-hexose 2,3-dehydratase family protein, protein MPSQVLQRREVHSPPARIAASAATTDGVHLSTEHFDSWLTERRTANTFRVDRIPFTEMDGWSFQEHTGNLVHRSGRFFTVEGLHFTEDGQPHGDGPPSDWYQPVIRQYEVGILGILAKEFDGVLHFLMQAKMEPGNPNLLQLSPTVQATRSNYTKAHKGGDVKYIEHFIGPDRGRVVVDVRQSEHGSWFSQKTNRNMVVETTDEVPLQDDFCWLTLGQINELLHRDNVINMDSRTVLSCLPAADTSAGALLSDTELLSWITGERTRHCVRTERAPLGHLPGWKRHTTAIEHEAGRYFNVVAVSAQAENREVTGWTQPLFEPVGPGIHAFLTREIEGTPHVLVQAKVEPGLVDTIELAPTVQYTPHNYAHLRDEEHPRFADSVRRATGDRIRYDAVHAEEGGRFLNAESRCLIIEADDTDAPLDPPPGYAWATPAQLTSLVRHSHYLNVQARTMLACLNATKTRTR, encoded by the coding sequence ATGCCGTCCCAAGTCCTCCAGAGGCGTGAGGTCCACAGCCCGCCGGCACGAATCGCCGCATCGGCCGCGACCACTGACGGAGTGCACCTGTCCACCGAGCACTTCGACAGCTGGCTGACCGAACGGCGCACAGCCAACACCTTCCGCGTGGACCGCATACCGTTCACGGAAATGGACGGCTGGTCGTTCCAGGAACACACCGGAAACCTGGTGCACCGAAGCGGCCGCTTCTTCACCGTCGAAGGGCTGCACTTCACGGAAGACGGCCAGCCCCACGGCGACGGCCCCCCCAGCGACTGGTACCAGCCCGTCATCCGGCAGTACGAGGTGGGTATCCTCGGCATCCTCGCCAAGGAGTTCGACGGGGTACTGCACTTCCTCATGCAGGCGAAGATGGAACCCGGCAACCCCAACCTGCTCCAACTCTCGCCCACCGTCCAGGCGACCCGCAGCAACTACACCAAGGCCCACAAGGGCGGCGACGTCAAGTACATCGAACACTTCATCGGGCCGGACCGCGGCCGGGTCGTCGTGGACGTACGACAGTCCGAGCACGGCTCATGGTTCTCCCAGAAGACCAACCGCAACATGGTGGTGGAGACGACGGACGAGGTACCGCTGCAGGACGACTTCTGCTGGCTGACCCTCGGCCAGATCAATGAGCTGCTGCACCGGGACAACGTGATCAACATGGACTCGCGCACCGTGCTGTCGTGCCTGCCCGCCGCAGACACCTCGGCCGGCGCCCTGCTCTCCGACACCGAACTGCTCTCATGGATCACCGGCGAACGCACCCGCCACTGCGTACGAACCGAACGAGCCCCGCTGGGCCACCTCCCCGGCTGGAAGCGCCACACCACCGCGATCGAACACGAAGCAGGCCGCTACTTCAACGTCGTGGCCGTCTCGGCCCAGGCAGAGAACCGCGAGGTCACCGGCTGGACCCAGCCCCTGTTCGAACCGGTCGGCCCAGGCATCCACGCCTTCCTGACCCGCGAGATCGAAGGCACCCCGCATGTACTGGTGCAGGCCAAGGTCGAACCCGGCCTCGTCGACACCATCGAGCTGGCACCGACCGTGCAGTACACCCCGCACAACTACGCCCACCTGCGGGACGAGGAACACCCCCGATTCGCGGACTCGGTCCGCCGCGCCACCGGCGACCGCATCCGCTACGACGCCGTACACGCCGAAGAAGGAGGCCGCTTCCTCAACGCCGAGAGCCGCTGCCTCATCATCGAAGCCGACGACACGGACGCCCCCCTGGACCCCCCACCCGGCTACGCCTGGGCCACCCCCGCACAGCTCACCTCCCTGGTCCGGCACAGCCACTACCTCAACGTCCAGGCCCGCACCATGCTGGCCTGCCTCAACGCGACGAAAACCCGAACCCGATGA
- a CDS encoding Gfo/Idh/MocA family oxidoreductase yields MTAPLRVGVIGCADIALRRMLPAFAATPGIEVAAVASRDPDKARKVADRFGCRAIHGYEELLEQDDIHAVYVPLPAALRPRWVEAALRTGRHVLAEKPLSTRHARTSELLELAASRDLVLMENVMFVHHRRHEVVRRMVADGALGELRSFHAAFTIPPLADSDIRHQPELGGGALMDVGIYPLRAALHLLGPELDIIGACLAQGAGRQVDTSGAALLCTPDGVTAQITFGMEHAYRSAYELRGSKGSLTIDRAFTPPAEDIPVIALHRAAGTEEIRLAPHDQVKATTEAFTTAISTRTPPDTSDTLRQSELLTTISRIASRRRRGSHGHSSHKRQGRQPI; encoded by the coding sequence ATGACCGCACCCCTGAGAGTGGGAGTCATCGGTTGCGCGGACATCGCGCTGCGCCGGATGCTCCCCGCCTTCGCCGCCACCCCTGGCATCGAGGTCGCGGCGGTGGCCAGCCGCGACCCGGACAAGGCACGGAAGGTCGCGGACCGCTTCGGCTGCCGAGCCATCCACGGGTACGAAGAGCTCCTGGAACAAGACGACATCCACGCCGTCTACGTGCCCCTGCCCGCGGCCCTGCGCCCCCGATGGGTCGAGGCAGCCCTGCGCACAGGCAGACACGTCCTCGCGGAGAAGCCCCTGTCCACCCGGCACGCCCGCACCAGCGAACTCCTCGAACTCGCCGCCTCTCGCGACCTGGTGCTCATGGAGAACGTCATGTTCGTCCATCACCGCCGGCACGAAGTCGTACGGCGGATGGTCGCGGACGGAGCACTGGGCGAACTGCGCTCGTTCCACGCGGCCTTCACCATCCCGCCGCTCGCGGACAGCGACATCCGCCACCAGCCGGAGCTCGGTGGCGGGGCCCTCATGGACGTCGGGATCTACCCCCTGCGGGCCGCACTGCACCTACTGGGCCCCGAACTCGACATCATCGGCGCCTGCCTCGCCCAGGGGGCGGGCCGGCAGGTCGACACCTCTGGCGCCGCGCTGCTGTGCACTCCCGACGGCGTCACGGCCCAGATCACCTTCGGCATGGAGCACGCCTACCGCTCGGCCTACGAACTGCGCGGCAGCAAGGGCAGCTTGACCATCGACCGAGCATTCACCCCACCCGCAGAGGACATCCCGGTAATCGCCCTCCACCGCGCCGCCGGGACCGAGGAAATCCGCCTGGCACCACACGACCAGGTGAAGGCCACCACAGAGGCCTTCACCACCGCGATCAGTACCCGAACCCCGCCGGACACCAGCGACACCCTGCGACAGTCAGAACTCCTCACCACAATAAGCAGAATCGCCTCGCGCCGCAGACGGGGCAGCCACGGACACAGCAGCCACAAGAGGCAAGGACGACAACCAATCTGA
- a CDS encoding short chain dehydrogenase, which produces MKVLVIGATGTIGSAVASALEASHQVVKGSRRGPTKVDLQDPSSLDALFDEVPDLDAVVCCAASGPLVDLESAADDEIMAGMQGKLLGQVALAQRAVRRLRDGGSITLTGGTFATPLAGGSVGALVNTGLEGFVRNAASELPRGLRINLISPGWIRETLESMGEEGIDGTPVSEVARAYVKAVEGTAQGQTIRV; this is translated from the coding sequence ATGAAGGTACTTGTGATCGGGGCGACAGGAACGATCGGCAGCGCTGTCGCCAGTGCGTTAGAGGCTTCTCATCAGGTGGTTAAGGGTTCCCGCAGAGGACCGACGAAGGTGGATCTTCAGGATCCGTCGTCTTTGGACGCACTCTTCGATGAGGTGCCGGATCTCGATGCCGTGGTGTGCTGTGCCGCCAGTGGCCCGCTGGTGGACTTGGAGTCAGCGGCGGATGACGAGATTATGGCCGGAATGCAGGGCAAGCTGCTGGGCCAGGTCGCGTTGGCCCAGCGAGCTGTGCGCCGTCTGCGCGACGGCGGCTCCATCACGCTGACCGGAGGAACCTTCGCCACTCCACTGGCCGGCGGCTCGGTGGGAGCCCTCGTCAACACTGGTCTGGAAGGCTTCGTCCGCAATGCGGCCAGCGAGCTGCCGCGAGGACTTCGCATCAATCTCATCAGCCCTGGCTGGATCAGGGAAACCCTGGAAAGCATGGGTGAAGAGGGGATCGACGGCACGCCTGTCTCCGAGGTGGCCCGGGCGTATGTGAAGGCGGTGGAAGGCACCGCGCAAGGCCAGACCATACGCGTGTAA
- a CDS encoding SMI1/KNR4 family protein → MHTTGGDMPSQGTVLAALTVVMPPHDGADEQVDWDATRRAWGVGFPSDYIAFMSTYGAGGIDDALSVVTPEASTQPADSPYLGGMAAETANMRHMWESEGGPDEVDAGPDSVVAWGVSCGADILGWLTLDHDPNKWPVVVWERHGWPHRKIYDCGMAEFLRRLFTKGFEECPLSYASLWGEPSPHFVHWREERRRWESGVDPYTGEPDPYFGMKFD, encoded by the coding sequence ATGCACACCACTGGAGGGGACATGCCGTCTCAAGGAACAGTTCTCGCCGCACTCACGGTGGTAATGCCACCACATGACGGGGCCGATGAGCAGGTGGACTGGGATGCGACCCGGCGGGCTTGGGGAGTCGGCTTCCCCTCCGACTACATCGCCTTCATGAGCACATACGGAGCCGGCGGCATCGACGACGCGCTGAGCGTCGTGACCCCCGAAGCGAGCACGCAGCCGGCCGACAGCCCTTACCTCGGGGGCATGGCGGCCGAGACAGCCAACATGCGGCACATGTGGGAGTCCGAAGGAGGACCGGACGAGGTCGATGCCGGACCTGATTCTGTTGTCGCTTGGGGCGTCAGCTGCGGAGCCGACATCCTCGGCTGGCTCACCCTTGACCACGACCCCAACAAGTGGCCCGTTGTCGTCTGGGAACGGCACGGCTGGCCCCACCGGAAAATCTACGACTGCGGAATGGCGGAGTTCCTTCGGCGCCTGTTCACCAAGGGCTTCGAGGAGTGCCCACTCAGCTACGCCTCCCTCTGGGGAGAGCCCTCTCCACACTTCGTCCACTGGCGCGAGGAACGACGACGGTGGGAGTCCGGCGTCGACCCCTACACAGGCGAACCCGACCCGTACTTCGGCATGAAGTTCGACTGA
- a CDS encoding carboxymuconolactone decarboxylase family protein: protein MSTDDAYEQALDTASELLGQRLELPMSPGEPASGADFRKVATVHTFGDSWTRTALSTHDRSLVSVAIAATLGAFEPLRGQLRIALNNGVTQDEIVDLFIHLAVYAGAARAFETYQVALSVFAEGTSP, encoded by the coding sequence ATGAGTACCGACGACGCCTACGAGCAGGCGCTGGACACCGCGAGCGAACTCCTGGGACAGCGCCTGGAACTCCCGATGAGTCCCGGCGAACCGGCCTCCGGAGCCGACTTCCGCAAGGTCGCGACTGTGCACACGTTCGGGGACTCATGGACCCGTACCGCACTGTCGACGCACGACCGGTCCCTGGTCTCCGTCGCCATCGCCGCGACGCTGGGCGCGTTCGAACCGCTGCGCGGGCAGTTGCGCATCGCGCTCAACAACGGCGTCACTCAGGACGAGATCGTCGACCTCTTCATCCACCTCGCCGTCTACGCAGGAGCGGCCCGCGCCTTCGAGACGTACCAGGTCGCGTTGTCCGTCTTCGCCGAGGGGACCTCCCCCTGA